In the Chloroflexota bacterium genome, one interval contains:
- a CDS encoding DUF262 domain-containing HNH endonuclease family protein codes for MNKKTLTSLFAESIYQIPDYQRGYAWEEKQWRDFIQDIDALVDEQVTSHYTGTVVVYEGRDAEKRPYGRTRLKVLDVVDGQQRLTTTCLYLSVIIRTLIQHGELDYERDIADFLYAGATCKLNLNNETGDIFYDLLRAGHVNTPLQSPHQHRLVEAHRRFQHHISEQLQQRGGAGVAYLKELHYAITQKLNFTFYVIEEEAEIGMTFELMNSRGKDLSVLELLKNYLMHWVSRNENNPADREALTKLINRSWKDTYTNLGASSGNNEDQCLRIAWTLYCSHSPANWHGYEGFKADEYIPLRTFSKRTKAETKIFIERFVTGLAEVSHHYASIINPTTTTALFEAERIWLSKIRHTGNIANFLPLMVAARKQYQAGQISEGAYIDMLKALECYAYRVFLWAARRSNAGKSSFYRWGYEIFTQSQPIADVTRWIHQLTRYYAPEDDFINGNANPSDWYRTRNRLKYTLFEYELHLLATEGKNSEPRLGWDQLSDSTIEHILPQNPAKHSHWNGVWNKTAFNASVHDIANLVLTHNNASYSNFEFARKKGQPGLSPSYSDSDIRQERKLAAFADWTPKEFAERRNELIIWINQRWKTVGEPDNAALDVNDEADDDGIEHQEG; via the coding sequence ATGAACAAAAAAACCTTAACGAGCTTGTTTGCCGAATCAATCTACCAAATTCCAGATTATCAGCGTGGTTATGCTTGGGAAGAAAAACAGTGGAGAGATTTCATTCAGGATATTGATGCATTAGTGGATGAGCAGGTAACTAGTCATTATACCGGCACCGTCGTTGTATACGAAGGCCGCGACGCTGAAAAACGACCATATGGCCGAACCCGACTAAAAGTGCTTGATGTGGTTGATGGACAGCAGCGATTAACCACCACCTGTCTCTATCTTTCGGTAATTATTCGCACACTGATTCAGCATGGCGAATTGGACTACGAGCGCGATATTGCCGATTTTCTGTATGCAGGCGCAACCTGCAAGCTGAACCTCAATAATGAAACTGGCGATATTTTTTATGACCTGTTAAGAGCTGGGCACGTCAATACTCCGCTTCAGTCGCCACATCAGCATCGGCTCGTCGAAGCCCATCGTCGCTTTCAACACCACATTAGCGAGCAGTTACAGCAACGAGGTGGCGCTGGGGTCGCTTATCTCAAAGAATTGCATTATGCGATCACCCAAAAACTCAATTTTACCTTCTATGTGATTGAAGAAGAAGCTGAGATTGGCATGACCTTCGAGTTGATGAACTCACGGGGCAAAGATCTTTCAGTGCTTGAATTGCTTAAGAATTATTTGATGCACTGGGTTTCGCGCAATGAAAACAACCCTGCAGATCGCGAAGCCCTCACCAAATTAATCAATCGCAGTTGGAAAGACACCTACACCAACCTTGGTGCAAGTTCGGGCAACAATGAAGATCAATGTCTACGCATCGCTTGGACGCTCTATTGCAGCCATTCCCCAGCTAACTGGCATGGGTATGAAGGCTTCAAGGCTGATGAATACATCCCGCTGAGAACATTTAGTAAACGCACGAAGGCCGAGACAAAAATATTTATCGAGCGCTTTGTGACGGGGCTTGCCGAAGTTTCACATCATTATGCCAGCATTATCAATCCAACCACCACCACAGCCCTATTCGAAGCTGAGCGGATTTGGCTCAGCAAGATTCGGCATACGGGCAATATTGCCAATTTCTTGCCCTTGATGGTGGCAGCCCGCAAGCAATACCAAGCAGGGCAGATTAGCGAAGGCGCGTACATCGACATGCTCAAGGCACTCGAATGCTATGCCTATCGTGTATTTCTTTGGGCAGCCCGACGCAGCAATGCTGGTAAATCAAGCTTCTATCGTTGGGGATACGAGATCTTTACTCAGTCACAGCCAATTGCTGATGTCACGCGCTGGATTCATCAACTGACCCGCTACTATGCACCTGAAGATGATTTTATCAACGGCAATGCCAACCCCAGCGATTGGTATAGAACTCGGAATCGCTTGAAGTACACGCTGTTTGAGTATGAGTTGCATCTACTTGCGACCGAGGGGAAAAACAGCGAACCACGCCTTGGCTGGGATCAACTCAGCGATTCGACAATTGAGCATATTCTGCCGCAGAATCCAGCAAAACATTCGCATTGGAATGGCGTATGGAACAAAACCGCCTTCAATGCAAGTGTCCACGATATCGCCAACCTTGTGCTTACCCACAATAATGCCAGCTATAGCAACTTTGAATTTGCCCGCAAAAAAGGCCAACCAGGCCTAAGTCCCAGTTATAGCGATTCTGATATTCGCCAAGAGCGGAAACTCGCGGCCTTTGCTGATTGGACTCCCAAAGAGTTTGCTGAACGCCGAAATGAGTTGATCATATGGATCAATCAGCGCTGGAAAACCGTCGGCGAACCCGACAATGCAGCTTTGGATGTCAACGACGAGGCTGATGACGATGGCATCGAGCATCAAGAAGGATAA
- a CDS encoding NAD(P)/FAD-dependent oxidoreductase: MAQFDAIVVGGGHNGLTCACYLQKAGIKTLVIERRAIVGGAVCTETMFGGYKMDVGSSAHIMIHLTPVVRELELHKFGLEYIDMDPFAWYPLPDGSGAIEFWRDLDKTCASIEKISPKDAHAYRQFVALWGPLNEGVFDVFLKAPSPANLGRQMLTGQFKGEKGTHPLDILRRLFTSYGHLINETFESEAMRAAMGWLAAQSGPPPHEIGTGDFAGWHAMLHESGAKHPRGGSGMLTQAMAARFKSDGGTLLLDAPVERIVVQNGVVQGVQLTSGETYTAPTVISNAHVQTTLLKLVEPEQLPNGLAERVGRIRVGNGFGMAVRCAADELPDYLAAPSGGRPHPSHHGLQLLCPSIDYLNRAVSDYDRGVPATDPAVIAMTFSAIDPDVAPKGKHTLFLWGQYHPYQLSNGEDWDSIADREADKLLEVVYRYAPNMRGKISNRYVQTPLTLERTFGMLRGNVMHVEMSFDQMFAFRPLPELSEYRVTGIKGLYLTGASTHPGGGVFAASGYNTAQTVLKDRQPSRQWVGWTLGAAAALGVVAWAKKK, translated from the coding sequence ATGGCGCAATTTGATGCGATTGTGGTTGGCGGTGGGCATAATGGCTTGACCTGTGCCTGCTATTTGCAAAAGGCCGGAATCAAAACCCTAGTGATCGAACGACGAGCGATCGTCGGCGGCGCAGTTTGTACCGAAACCATGTTTGGTGGCTATAAGATGGATGTTGGCTCATCGGCCCACATTATGATTCATCTAACTCCGGTGGTGCGCGAGCTTGAGCTGCACAAATTTGGGCTTGAGTATATTGATATGGACCCATTTGCTTGGTATCCATTGCCCGATGGCTCAGGTGCAATTGAATTTTGGCGTGATTTAGACAAGACGTGTGCTTCGATTGAGAAAATTTCACCCAAGGATGCCCATGCTTATCGCCAATTTGTGGCGTTGTGGGGGCCGCTCAATGAAGGGGTTTTCGATGTATTTCTCAAAGCGCCATCGCCTGCCAACTTAGGCCGCCAAATGCTAACGGGCCAATTCAAAGGCGAAAAAGGCACGCATCCGCTGGATATTCTGCGGCGCTTATTTACCTCGTATGGCCATTTGATCAACGAAACGTTTGAGAGCGAGGCCATGCGTGCGGCCATGGGCTGGCTAGCAGCGCAATCTGGCCCACCACCGCACGAAATTGGCACTGGCGATTTTGCAGGCTGGCACGCGATGCTGCATGAGAGTGGCGCGAAACATCCGCGTGGTGGTTCGGGAATGTTGACCCAAGCCATGGCGGCACGCTTCAAAAGTGATGGCGGCACACTGCTGCTTGATGCTCCAGTTGAGCGCATTGTGGTGCAAAACGGTGTCGTGCAAGGCGTACAATTAACCTCGGGCGAAACCTATACCGCCCCAACGGTTATTTCCAATGCGCATGTGCAAACCACCTTATTAAAATTGGTCGAACCTGAGCAACTGCCAAATGGGCTGGCCGAGCGGGTTGGCCGCATTCGCGTTGGCAATGGCTTTGGTATGGCAGTGCGTTGTGCTGCCGATGAATTACCCGATTATCTGGCTGCGCCTTCTGGTGGCCGCCCACATCCTTCGCATCATGGTTTGCAATTGCTTTGCCCTTCGATCGATTACCTGAATCGCGCGGTTAGCGATTATGATCGCGGCGTGCCAGCGACCGATCCAGCGGTAATTGCCATGACATTTAGTGCAATCGACCCCGATGTTGCACCCAAGGGCAAGCATACGCTGTTTTTGTGGGGTCAATATCATCCATATCAATTAAGTAATGGCGAAGATTGGGATAGCATTGCTGATCGTGAGGCCGACAAATTACTCGAAGTCGTGTATCGCTATGCTCCCAATATGCGTGGCAAAATTAGCAACCGCTATGTGCAAACCCCGCTAACCTTGGAGCGCACCTTTGGCATGTTGCGCGGTAATGTGATGCACGTCGAAATGTCGTTTGATCAGATGTTTGCCTTCCGCCCGCTGCCTGAGCTTTCAGAATATCGCGTGACGGGAATCAAAGGCTTATATTTGACCGGAGCTAGCACCCATCCTGGTGGCGGCGTATTTGCGGCCTCGGGCTATAACACCGCCCAAACTGTGCTCAAAGATCGCCAGCCATCACGCCAATGGGTTGGCTGGACGTTGGGAGCGGCTGCCGCTTTGGGTGTGGTAGCTTGGGCCAAGAAGAAGTAA
- a CDS encoding metal-dependent hydrolase, whose product MPTIFSHVAPALVVGLALGRERISRPLLIWASIAAISPDFDGISFWLDMPRGTLLSHRGFTHSVGFATIIASVGAFFAPRLGCKRWVAGLTLFLAVLSHPLYDMLTNGGSGVALG is encoded by the coding sequence ATGCCAACCATATTTAGCCATGTTGCCCCTGCCTTGGTAGTTGGTTTAGCGCTTGGCCGCGAACGAATTAGCCGCCCATTGTTAATTTGGGCTTCGATTGCGGCAATTAGCCCTGATTTCGATGGAATTAGTTTTTGGCTAGACATGCCACGTGGCACATTATTGAGCCATCGTGGTTTTACCCATTCGGTTGGTTTTGCCACGATCATTGCTAGTGTGGGCGCATTTTTCGCGCCTCGTTTGGGTTGCAAGCGTTGGGTTGCTGGCTTAACTCTGTTTTTGGCGGTGCTCAGCCATCCACTCTACGATATGCTAACCAACGGCGGGAGTGGGGTGGCGTTGGGGTAG
- a CDS encoding GNAT family N-acetyltransferase translates to MELHIRRYQPADAAIVWELHNLGLHMMGAHLGNGLRDADVLAIEDYYLATGGEFLVGELAGRVVVIGGLLPTGVGEAEVKRMRVHPDYWRRGLGEQMLLALEQRGHELGFKRLHLDTSVPQLPAQKLYVKHGYQEIGRGLIGTLEIIYYEKWLA, encoded by the coding sequence ATGGAGCTACACATCCGCCGTTATCAGCCAGCTGATGCCGCAATTGTCTGGGAGTTACACAACCTTGGCTTGCACATGATGGGGGCACATCTTGGCAATGGGCTACGCGATGCCGATGTTTTAGCAATTGAGGATTATTATCTAGCAACTGGCGGCGAATTTTTGGTTGGTGAATTGGCTGGGCGAGTGGTAGTAATTGGTGGTTTGTTGCCGACTGGCGTGGGCGAGGCTGAGGTCAAACGCATGCGGGTGCATCCCGATTATTGGCGGCGCGGTTTGGGCGAACAGATGTTGCTGGCACTTGAGCAACGAGGCCATGAATTGGGCTTTAAACGACTTCATTTAGATACCTCAGTGCCGCAACTGCCAGCCCAAAAACTTTATGTCAAACATGGCTATCAGGAAATTGGCCGAGGCCTAATCGGTACGCTTGAAATTATCTATTATGAAAAATGGCTTGCATAA
- the corA gene encoding magnesium/cobalt transporter CorA has translation MFQALYSLPDRPLRKIKTVEEIRELHASGEGMLWVNLYACQQTEYDTFLREMFHFHPLAIEDTLSTGYQPPKVDDFGDHLFIIVHALAVGEDVSRLSTDELNCFLGRNFVVTTSHVRLAALDTVWDRAVRDGRILERGADFLAHAVLDAIVDEFLPYLDRIDEEVDFLEDSIIQDPKPSALRRILELKHSILALRRVVSPQREVMQRLSRGEFDLISRNCEIYFRDIYDHLVRITDLSEGVRDVVGSTLDTYLSVSSNKMNEIMKALTIVSTIFLPLTLVTSLYGMNFDLMPELHWRYGYLMVWAIMLAIIVGMLWFFRRRRWL, from the coding sequence ATGTTTCAAGCACTGTATAGCTTGCCCGACCGACCATTACGTAAAATCAAGACTGTTGAAGAAATTCGCGAACTGCATGCCAGTGGCGAGGGTATGCTGTGGGTTAATTTATATGCTTGTCAGCAAACCGAATATGACACTTTCTTGCGCGAGATGTTTCATTTCCATCCGCTAGCAATTGAAGATACGCTTAGCACCGGCTATCAACCGCCCAAAGTTGATGATTTTGGCGATCATCTATTCATCATTGTGCATGCGCTTGCCGTAGGCGAAGATGTTTCGCGCTTGAGCACTGATGAACTTAATTGCTTTTTAGGCCGTAATTTTGTTGTAACAACCTCGCATGTGCGCTTGGCTGCCTTGGATACGGTTTGGGATCGGGCGGTGCGCGATGGCCGAATTTTGGAGCGCGGAGCTGATTTTTTGGCCCATGCCGTGCTTGATGCAATTGTTGATGAATTTCTGCCGTACCTTGATCGGATTGATGAAGAGGTGGATTTTCTCGAAGATAGCATCATTCAAGACCCCAAACCAAGTGCTTTACGCCGCATTTTGGAGCTAAAGCATAGCATTTTGGCCTTACGTCGGGTTGTATCGCCGCAACGTGAAGTGATGCAACGGCTCTCACGCGGCGAGTTCGACCTGATTTCGCGCAATTGTGAAATTTATTTTCGTGATATTTACGACCACTTGGTGCGCATTACCGACCTGAGCGAAGGGGTGCGCGATGTGGTTGGCAGCACCTTGGATACCTACCTCTCGGTTTCCTCGAACAAAATGAATGAAATTATGAAGGCACTAACCATCGTCAGCACGATTTTTCTGCCGCTAACCCTGGTTACCTCGCTGTATGGCATGAATTTTGATCTGATGCCCGAACTGCACTGGCGCTACGGCTATTTGATGGTTTGGGCCATTATGCTAGCGATCATCGTTGGCATGCTCTGGTTTTTTCGGCGGCGACGCTGGCTCTGA
- a CDS encoding LpqB family beta-propeller domain-containing protein, giving the protein MKLLLRQRVSLALVVVALAACQQAPQPTARPLQNELTILALTPTGTATPTATVTLTPAPASPTTAPSVTPTRTVGPSPTKGATPINPSAVIPLSTPQATPLSTPTANQSSSFCTQNFGAVTDERFSARLNNAGLDRTTNGDRLFLELTSSSGPVNGVVRCVPPAAAQLLSGDSAIASVIQIDLPLWRHDDLWRSSSVTLTKVLKLDTLQHVRSVVSQSSSDSAGVLIEIGLDQALPFTVQLDGGRLNVVIADSASATLGDDPLAKSNGSAAAPKQPVVFASKGDLYRYESSRVVPITTTLAIESAVAISPDRTQIAFCRANPDGLPTQGALWTSTIDGDNETLVADVGGCAEPAWSLDGGVIWFTAPWSDAAPDSYRLWQVTANGGDASAVSPLDEWSRRMPHALPDGSVLTVGHTDGGQGGLLISNPISGTDGLLGQASLGNYRSVGQAQVSADGTRIAVEALRADGGADLLVLDQTGKQLDAIIGQWWVRPLSWSSDNTLYYLNVACRSGQVLNYSLHSRQGSKDSQIVKGATLGDLGAVAVVDDALLYVRALQSPDNERGPEPVISGPSELWLYDLSNAARTRLIAADDGITSVK; this is encoded by the coding sequence TTGAAGTTGTTGTTACGGCAACGTGTGAGTTTAGCCTTGGTTGTTGTGGCGCTCGCAGCATGTCAACAAGCCCCACAGCCCACTGCTCGCCCGTTACAAAATGAGCTAACTATTCTCGCCTTAACTCCGACAGGCACGGCTACTCCAACGGCTACGGTGACATTAACGCCTGCACCTGCGTCGCCAACTACCGCGCCTTCGGTTACGCCAACTCGCACAGTTGGCCCTTCGCCAACCAAAGGTGCTACACCAATTAACCCTTCAGCAGTTATCCCACTGTCAACACCACAGGCAACACCGCTGAGCACGCCAACTGCCAATCAGAGCAGCAGTTTTTGCACGCAGAATTTTGGGGCAGTAACTGACGAGCGATTTAGCGCCCGCCTAAATAATGCTGGGCTTGATCGCACGACCAATGGCGATCGTTTATTCTTAGAATTAACCTCAAGCAGCGGCCCAGTCAATGGGGTGGTGCGCTGTGTGCCTCCAGCTGCGGCCCAATTGCTCTCAGGCGATAGCGCCATTGCCAGCGTGATTCAAATCGATCTGCCATTATGGCGACACGATGATCTCTGGCGTTCATCGTCGGTCACGCTGACCAAAGTGCTAAAACTTGATACGCTGCAACATGTGCGCTCAGTCGTTTCGCAATCTAGCAGCGATTCAGCTGGAGTACTCATTGAAATTGGGCTTGATCAAGCCTTGCCATTTACGGTGCAGCTCGATGGCGGACGCTTAAATGTGGTGATCGCTGATAGCGCCAGCGCCACACTAGGCGATGATCCACTAGCCAAGAGCAATGGCTCAGCCGCCGCGCCAAAACAACCAGTTGTCTTTGCCAGCAAAGGCGATTTGTATCGCTACGAAAGCTCACGGGTTGTGCCAATTACCACAACCTTGGCAATTGAAAGTGCTGTGGCAATCAGCCCTGATCGTACCCAAATTGCCTTCTGTCGCGCCAACCCCGATGGCTTGCCAACCCAAGGCGCACTCTGGACAAGCACAATTGATGGCGATAATGAAACCTTGGTCGCCGATGTTGGTGGTTGTGCCGAGCCTGCTTGGTCGCTTGATGGCGGGGTCATTTGGTTTACTGCACCTTGGAGCGATGCGGCCCCCGATAGCTATCGGCTCTGGCAGGTAACAGCCAATGGTGGTGATGCGAGCGCGGTCTCGCCGCTCGATGAGTGGAGCCGCCGCATGCCGCATGCCTTGCCCGATGGCTCTGTGCTGACGGTTGGCCATACCGATGGCGGTCAAGGTGGATTATTGATTAGTAATCCAATAAGTGGCACTGATGGATTGCTCGGCCAAGCTAGTTTGGGTAATTATCGCAGCGTTGGCCAAGCTCAAGTTTCGGCTGATGGCACCCGGATTGCCGTCGAAGCACTTCGAGCTGATGGTGGGGCCGATCTCTTGGTGCTCGACCAAACTGGCAAGCAACTCGATGCAATTATCGGCCAATGGTGGGTACGACCGCTCTCGTGGAGCAGCGATAACACCCTTTACTACTTAAATGTGGCTTGCCGCAGCGGCCAAGTATTGAATTATAGTTTGCACAGTCGCCAAGGCAGCAAAGATAGCCAAATTGTCAAAGGTGCAACCCTTGGCGATTTAGGTGCCGTCGCAGTGGTTGATGATGCGCTGTTGTATGTTCGGGCTTTACAATCGCCCGACAACGAACGCGGCCCAGAGCCTGTGATTAGCGGCCCTAGCGAGTTGTGGTTGTATGATCTTTCGAACGCAGCCCGTACCCGCCTGATCGCCGCCGATGATGGAATTACCAGCGTCAAATAA
- a CDS encoding response regulator transcription factor encodes MQASAEGPRRRGDSVAKTNIVLVHAHTIYREGLRYHFGQVPRYKIIGEASNGQQAIRLVDYSNPDIIVMDVDLPGVNGIEVARTVKLNHPNIGVILLSDINDQEGIVKSLRAGVAAYLSRTIDWDDLINSVDMVRSGNYPINDLVLNTPAVAAAVMDSFRQLTMDTHTEHVYSPMSPREIEVLELVAAGQTNKEIAARLEISNQTVKNHISSILRKLAVNDRTQAVVFALQRGWIKIVQNDNSFSGM; translated from the coding sequence ATGCAAGCATCTGCGGAAGGCCCGCGCCGACGTGGCGATTCGGTCGCCAAAACCAATATTGTCTTGGTTCATGCCCATACAATTTATCGTGAAGGCTTACGCTATCACTTTGGCCAAGTACCACGCTATAAAATTATTGGCGAGGCCAGCAATGGCCAGCAAGCCATTCGTTTGGTCGATTATAGCAACCCCGATATTATTGTGATGGATGTTGATTTACCTGGGGTCAACGGAATTGAAGTCGCCCGCACAGTTAAATTAAATCACCCCAATATTGGCGTAATTTTGCTCAGCGATATTAACGATCAAGAAGGTATTGTAAAATCATTGCGAGCAGGCGTGGCCGCCTATCTTTCACGCACCATCGATTGGGATGATCTGATCAATTCGGTCGATATGGTGCGTTCGGGCAATTATCCCATTAACGATTTGGTGCTGAATACCCCAGCGGTCGCTGCTGCTGTGATGGATTCGTTTCGCCAATTGACCATGGATACGCATACCGAGCATGTTTACTCGCCAATGTCGCCGCGTGAAATTGAAGTTTTGGAATTGGTCGCGGCGGGGCAAACCAATAAAGAAATTGCCGCCCGCCTCGAAATTAGCAATCAAACCGTCAAAAATCATATTTCATCAATTTTGCGCAAATTGGCAGTTAACGATCGTACCCAAGCTGTGGTATTTGCATTACAGCGCGGCTGGATTAAAATTGTGCAAAACGATAATTCGTTTTCTGGGATGTAA
- a CDS encoding rod shape-determining protein RodA, translating to MSTSIRARSWREFNPIMVVAVLLLLAISLPMVYTTTVGAAGTLVFGLGSSFAKHVVWIILGISLMFSLALLDYQLLRSLAIILYIAALGLLGMVVALGQVKYGAQSWIGSSQLSFQPTEPAKLMVIIALAAFWSKHGDEPSPWKSVFISLVILAVPLGLVMLQPDFGSGMVMIGIWLVMSLVANTRWLQYGLLTLLAMPAIVLAWLKFDPYQRERLTVFLTPERCETDLEFRMRACWQIIQSRLAIGNGGLGGMGLLRGVQSQLNYLPVQESDFIFAVTAEELGFIGAAVVIVLQLIVIWQIWRVVERARDPFGRLMAAGVAGLLLVHCLENIGMNLIMMPMTGIPLPFLSYGGSFTLTVLMGIGVVLSVSIRSKRWSFN from the coding sequence ATGTCCACTAGCATTCGCGCTCGTTCCTGGCGCGAGTTCAATCCAATTATGGTTGTGGCTGTGTTGCTGTTGCTAGCAATTAGCTTACCAATGGTGTATACCACCACAGTTGGAGCCGCCGGAACCTTGGTGTTTGGGCTGGGTTCTTCGTTTGCTAAACATGTTGTCTGGATTATCCTGGGCATTAGTTTGATGTTTAGTTTGGCCCTGTTAGATTATCAATTGCTGCGTTCATTGGCAATTATTTTATATATCGCTGCGCTTGGGCTTTTGGGCATGGTGGTGGCGCTAGGCCAAGTTAAATATGGTGCGCAAAGCTGGATCGGCTCAAGTCAACTTTCGTTTCAGCCAACCGAGCCAGCCAAACTGATGGTGATCATCGCGCTTGCCGCATTTTGGAGCAAGCACGGCGATGAGCCTAGCCCATGGAAATCGGTCTTTATCTCGTTGGTGATTTTGGCTGTGCCACTGGGTTTGGTTATGCTTCAGCCTGACTTTGGCTCAGGTATGGTGATGATCGGCATTTGGCTGGTGATGTCGTTGGTCGCCAATACCCGTTGGCTGCAATATGGCCTATTGACCCTGCTTGCAATGCCAGCAATAGTACTCGCTTGGCTGAAATTTGATCCATATCAGCGCGAACGCTTGACCGTATTTTTAACCCCTGAGCGTTGCGAAACCGATTTAGAGTTTCGGATGCGAGCGTGTTGGCAAATTATTCAATCGCGTTTGGCAATTGGCAATGGTGGCCTTGGCGGCATGGGCTTGTTACGCGGGGTGCAAAGCCAATTAAACTATTTGCCAGTTCAAGAGAGCGACTTTATTTTCGCGGTAACGGCGGAAGAATTGGGCTTTATTGGTGCGGCAGTGGTGATTGTGCTGCAATTAATCGTCATCTGGCAAATTTGGCGGGTAGTTGAGCGAGCACGTGACCCCTTTGGGCGTTTGATGGCGGCTGGGGTTGCTGGCTTGCTGTTGGTGCACTGCCTCGAAAATATTGGCATGAATTTAATTATGATGCCGATGACCGGGATTCCGTTGCCGTTTCTGAGCTATGGTGGCTCGTTTACCCTGACAGTGTTGATGGGCATAGGTGTTGTGCTAAGCGTGTCGATTCGCAGTAAACGTTGGTCATTTAATTAA